The genomic window GGAACTCGAAAAGATTCGCAACCTGAGCGACAGCGAGCTGCGCGTCGAGGAGCAGAAGGCGGCCGAACAGCTGTTCCGCCTGCGCTTTCAGATGAAGCTCGGCCAGAACGAAGGCGTGAAGAAGCTGCGCGAACTGAAGAAAGACATTGCGCGCATCAAGACCATCGCCCGCGAGCGGGAGCTGGGCCTGCATGGCGCTGCTCCAAAGGCCGAGTCCAGTGCACCTGCCAAGCCGGCGAAAAAGAAGTCTACAAAGAAGGAGGCCCGCTAAGTCATGGCCACAGTCACCACACAGAGCGAGCCCCGCAGGGAATCACGCCGTCAGGAGAAGGTCGGCACAGTGGTTTCGACCAAGATGCAGAAGACGATTGTCGTCGAAGTGGAAGTGCGCAAGGCGCACCCAAAATATAAGCGCATCGTCCGGCTCAGCAAAAAGTTCTATGCGCATGATGAGCAGAACTCGGCGCGCGTGGGCGATCTGGTCCGCATTCGCGAAACACGCCCGCTGAGCAAGTTGAAGCGCTGGCAGTTGGAAGAGATCATCCGGCGCTCCGCGCTGGCACAAGTTGAAGAGGAAGTCCCGGTCGCTGAGTAAGCGCCGCCACCAGGAAGTAAGGAGAGAACATCATGGCAGTGCAGATGAGGACCATGCTTGAGGTCGCCGACAATTCCGGCGCGCGCAAGCTGCAAATGATCCTGCCGCTCGGCGGCTCGACCGGCAGCAAGGCCGGACTCGGTGATGTAATCACTGCGGCCGTCAAAGAGGCTTCGCCTGATGGACAGGTGAAAAAAGGTAAAGTAGTAAAGGCCGTGATCGTGCGCACGCGCAAAGAGACGCGCCGCCGCGACGGGACCTACATCCGCTTTGATTCCAATGCCGCTGTGCTGATTAATGAAGCAGGCGAGCCTGTGGGAACGCGCGTCTTTGGCCCTGTGGCCCGCGAGCTGCGCGAAAAGAAATTTCTGAAGATTGTTTCGCTTGCCCCCGAAGTTCTTTGATCCGGGGCAGATGAGATAAAGAGGACCTTTATGAGTTTGAACATTCAACGCAATGACACGGTCGAAGTGATCGCGGGCAGCGACAAGGGAAAGCGCGGCCGCGTGCTGCGTGTCTTCCCGGACAAAGACCGCATTCTGGTGGAGCATGTGCGTGTGGTGAAGAAGAACGTGCGTCCCAACCCGCAGCGGAACATCAAGGGCGGGATTGCTGAGCAGGAAGCCCCCATCCACATCTCCAATGTGCTTTTGGTCTGTCCCGGCTGCGGCCCCACCCGTGTCGGGCACAAGTTTGAAGGCGAAACCAAAGTCCGGATCTGCCGCAAGTGCGGTCAGACGCTGGCGGTAAAAAAGAAGTAAGGCTTACCATTTCGGCAAAGCGCCCTGCGGGGCAATTGACTACCCTCCGTAACGGTATACGGCTGATGCCACTCCGAGACCGGAGAAGAAAGAGAAGAAGCAAACATGGCAGCAAGATTGAAAGAAAAGTACCAGAAGGAAATTAAGCCCGCCCTCCAGAAAGAGCTCGGGCTTGAAAACCCGATGGCGGTCCCGAAGATTGAAAAGATCGTCCTGAATATGGGACTGGGCGAGGCCACCCAGAACAACAAGCTGCTCGACCCGCTGGTTGCTGATCTGGCGGCCATCACCGGACAGAAACCGGTGCTGACCAGGGCGAAAAAGTCCATTGCCGCCTTCAAAGTCCGCTCGGGTATGGCCATAGGGGCCATGGTGACCCTGCGTGGCGATGCGATGTACGAATTTCTGGACCGTTTGATTACTGTCGCTCTGCCCCGTGTGCGCGACTTCCGCGGCGTCTCCACCCGCAGCTTTGATGGACGTGGCAATTACACGCTCGGCCTGCGCGACCAGTTGATCTTTGCTGAGATTGACTATGCGAAAGTAGAGAAGTTGAAAGGCATGAACGTCACCATCGTCACCACGGCGAAGGACGACAACTCGGCGCGCGCACTGCTGCGGCAGTTCGGGATGCCGTTCCGCCAGACGGCGTAAGAGAGTGAGGACCTAAGATTATGGCAACGACCGCAAAGAGAGTCAAAGACGCGCGCAAGCCGAAGTTTTCTTCCCGCAAGCACAATCGTTGTAAGTTGTGCGGGCGTCCGCGGGCCTACCTGCGCAAGTTCGGGATGTGCCGTCTGTGCTTCCGTCAGCTTGCGCTCAAGGGAGAGATCCCCGGCGTCGTGAAGTCAAGCTGGTAAGGACGACGCGCCCTGCGCGATGCGTCTGCGACGTAAACAAATTCTGACTGGTTGACGAAGAAGTCAACGGTCACAAACCATTCCCGCAGGTTCTCTGGGAATCCGGAGCGAACGGGGGATGAAGGAGAAACGATGAGTTTTACCGATCCGGTAGCAGATTTTCTGACGCGTCTGCGCAATGCGATTCATGCGCGTCATCAGAAGCTGGATGTTCCGGCCTCAAAGCTGAAGACGGAGATTGCCCGCATCCTTAAGGAAGAGGGCTATATCGCCAACTACAAGACCTCGGAGGAAAATGGCCGGGCTGTTCTGCGCGTGTACCTGAAGTATGGGGCAAACAACGAGGCTGCCATCCGGGACCTCACCCGTGTTTCCCGTCCGGGTTGCCGTGTCTATGTTGGCCGGGATGAGATCAAGCGTGTCCAGGGTGGTCTTGGCATCAACATTCTCACCACTCCTCGGGGGGTGATGACCGGCAAGCAGGCCCGCAAGGAAGGCGTGGGCGGCGAAATTCTCTGCGAAGTCTGGTGATTCTTGCCGGGACTGCGCACAACGCGCCAGAGTCACGCTTGGGCGCACTTCGGCCGGCTGCATCGGATGCTTGCAGAGGAATCGGTGCAGGATGCGCGGAGTGAAAGCCGCGCGTGGAACGGGTAAAAGCACTGGACTTTTCGTCCGGTGATGAAGGTAGAGAGGGCTTTGGCCCCTAAGGCGGGCATGACCCGCCGGAGCTGCAGTGGAACGGATGGGCCAATCTCATCCGGGACTCGCAAGCCATAAGGATTCAAAAATGTCACGTATTGGAAAAAAGCCGATTCCATTGCCCCAGGGAGTCAAGTACTCCGTTCAGGGCAATGTTGTGGTTGTGGAGGGCCCCAAGGGGAGGCTCGAACAGCGGATTCCGGAAGGGATCAAGCTGCTGACCAAGGACGGTCACATCGTCGCAGAGCGCGAAAGTGAGGCGCAGGCAGCCATTCACGGACTTACCCGTGCCCTGGTCGCCAACGCGGTCGAAGGTGTGACCAAAGGATGGTCCAAAGACCTCGATATTGTCGGCATCGGTTACCGCGTCGAGATGAAGGGCAAGGACACGGTGGTCTTCACGCTGGGGTATTCGCACCCGATCGAGTTCCCGCTGCCATCAGGCATCACCGCTGCCATTGATCCAAAGCAGACCCGCATTACCATCAGCGGCATTGACCGTCAGAAGGTCGGCCAGGTGGCCGCCGACATGCGTGCACTGCGCAAGCCTGACCCGTACAAAAACAAGGGTGTGCGCTATGCGGATGAGAAACTGAAGAAGAAGGCCGGAAAGGCCGGAGCGAAGTAGCAGCTGACCGCCCGCTTCGGGCCGTGAACACGGCCTCGAAGCCAAAGGCCGGTGGCTGATTCAACCGAACGTGGCCGCAGGGCGGCCCCGCTTTTAGGAAGGACGAAAGACCATGATTTCGCAAAAGAACAGGGACGAGATTCGTCGGCGCATCCATGCCCGCATCCGTGAGAAGGTGGCCGGTACGCCGGAGCGCCCTCGCCTCAGCGTTTACCGCTCGCTCAATCATATTTATGCTCAGGTCATTGATGACACCCAGGGTGTTACGGTGGCCTCGGCATCCAGCAAGGCGGCAAAGCTGAAGACCGGCGGCAATGTGGCTGCGGCCAAAGAAGTCGGGAAACTGGTGGCCGAACGCGCCCAGGAAAAAGGGATTAAAAAGGTTGTTTTTGACCGTGGCGGCTATCTCTATCACGGCCGCATCAAGGCGCTGGCGGATGCAGCGCGCGAGGCAGGGCTGGAGTTCTAAGGGGATACAGGTTCCTCGACTCCGCTCCGCTCGGGCAGCATGCAAGACAGCGCCCGGGATGACAGGGATTACAGGAAGGAAATCAGGAAGCGAATGGCAACACTGAGAAAAAAATTGGATGCCGGGCAGTACAACCTGAAAGACCAGGTGGTCGCCATTAACCGTGTGACCAAAGTGGTCAAGGGCGGTAAGAACATGTCTTTTGCTGCTCTGGTTGTCGTGGGTGACCCCGCCTCCGGCGTCGTGGGATACGGGTCCGGCAAAGCAAAGGAAGTGCCGCAGGCGATCCGCAAAGGCATTGAGTCGGCAAAGAAAAACCTGATCCGCGTCAACCTGACCGAGACCACGATCCCGCACCAGGTGCTGGGGCGCTTCGGCTCCGGACAGGTGCTGCTCAAGCCTGCCCCGGAAGGTACCGGCGTGATTGCAGGAGGTGCGGTGCGCGCGGTGATGACTTCGGCTGGCGTGCAGAATGTGCTGACCAAGAGCCTGGGTACGGCAAACCCGCACAACGTGATCAAGGCCACCTTTGACGCTCTGGCACAACTGCGCGACCGCCAGGAAGTGGCCCAGGTCCGCGGCAAGCAGGTTGAGGAGTTATAGTCATGGCAGAGACCAAGGCAAAGATCAAAATTCAGTACTACCGGTCGTCCATTCAGGCGCCTGTGAAGCATAAGAAGGTCGTCAAGGGCCTCGGCTTCACCCGCCTTCATCAGATTGTGGAGCGCGAGGACACGCCTTCCATTCGGGGGATGGTCAAAGCGGTGCCGCATCTGGTACGAATCGTACAGAACTAGCCGTCCAGGCTAAAGATGCCTTCGGGCAAAAAACAAATCCTTCGTAAGCACCCAGAACGGTATCCCGATGGAGTTGCGGAGGAAATACAATGCGAGTCGGTGCGAGGGCACACCTCCCCGGCGTATAGCGAGGACACAGATGAATCTTTCCAATCTCAGGGCGCCGAAGAAGGCGAACCGAAATCGCAAGCGTGTGGGGCGTGGTATGGGCTCCGGACATGGCAAGACCTCTACCCGCGGACACAAAGGCCAGGGCTCCCGTTCCGGTTCGAGCCTGATGCGTGGTTTTGAAGGCGGCCAGATGCCGCTCCACCGCCGTCTGCCCAAGCGCGGCTTTACCAACATCTTCCGTATCGAATACAACACGCTGAATTTGGACCGTCTGGTTGAGCTGGGCGAGACTGAGCTGACGCTGGAGTTTTTTGAGAAGAAGGGACTGATTAAGAAAAAGAATGGTCTGCTCAAAATCCTGGGTAACGGCGAGCTGACCGGCCCGATTACCGTGCACGCCCATAAGTTCTCAAAATCTGCTCAGGAAAAGATTGAGAAAGCAGGCGGTAAGGCCATTCTGGTAGCCTAAAGAGCTGAGGGCCGGGTCCGGCCCTCCGGGTGTCTGTATTCATGCTTGAAAAATTCGCCAACATCTTCCGCATCCCTGACCTGCGCAAGCGAGTTCTGTTTACCATGGCCATGCTTGCCGTCTACCGCCTGGGATCGTTTATTCCTACGCCGGGTGTCAATACCACAGCGCTCGAGCAGTTCTTCGATCTGCAAGGGGGAAGCGCACTCGGCCTGGTCAACCTGTTCAGCGGCGGAAACCTGCGCCGCCTCACGGTCTTTGCCCTGGGCATCATGCCTTACATCACGGCCTCCATCATCTTCCAGCTGCTGACCGTGGTCTACGAGCCGCTGGCCCGCCTTCAGAAGGAAGGCGAGCTGGGCCGTCGCAAAATCACCCAGTGGACGCGCTATATGACTGTGGGGCTGGGCATTGTCCAGTCGCTCGCCATTGCGCTCACACTGTCGCACGGTGCTGGAGGATTGCAGCTGGTGCTCAATCCTGGCCCGGGGTTCGTTTTGATGACCGTCATTACCTTGACCACAGGCACTACCTTCATCATGTGGCTGGGTGAGCAGATTACCGACCGCGGCATCGGCAATGGGATGAGTCTGCTGATTTTTGCCGGTATCGTCGTCGGTCTCCCGCGTGGGATTCAAGAGCTGGTTGAGACGGCGCGCTCAGAAAAGTTTGGTCCCTTTACTGTGCCGGCGCTCGTTCTTCTGGTTGCGGCCATGGTCGCCGTTGTGGTCTTCATCGTTTTTGTAGAGCGCAGTGAGCGCCGCATCCCAGTGCAATATGCCAAGCGCATTGTCGGGCGCAGGATGATGGGTGGCCAGTCCACGCATTTGCCGCTGCGGGTCAACTCCGGTGGAGTGATGCCGATCATTTTTGCCGCATCCGTACTCTCGGCCCCGCTGCTCTTTGCTCAGTCCTCGTTCGTTCGTAACAGCGCGGTGTTGACGCGTATCTTTGATGCCCTCCATGCAGGCGAGCCCTGGTATGAGTTTCTCTACATGGTCGCCATCATCTTCTTTGCATATTTTTATATTTCCATTGTCTTTCGTCCGGATGACATTGCGGACAACATGCGAAAGTATGGGGGCTTTATTCCCGGAATTCGTCCCGGCAAGCGCACCTCGGATTTCATCAACGATATTCTTACCCGCATCACCCTGGTCGGCGCCCTTTACCTCATCGTGGTTGCAATCATTCCGCAGATCCTGATTAGCGGAATTCATCTCAACCACTTGTGGCTGGTCGGTCCGCTCTTCGAGCATATGCCGCTCTGGGTGACGAATGGCCTTGGCTTCAACTTCTATTTTGGCGGCACCTCGCTGCTGATCGTCGTCGGCGTTGCCATGGACACCGTCAATCAGGTGGAATCCCAGCTCATCATGCGCCACTACGAAGGCTTCACGCCGCGCAGCGGACGGATTCGCGGAAGGCGGGCCTGGTAAGTGGCGGTAGCCGTGGGTGAAAAGCACAGAGAAGTTGGAAAGTCGGGGACCGTCGTTCCCGGTCCTGTCCTGCTTCTTGGCGCACCGGGTGTTGGTAAGGGAACACAGGCCCAGGCCATCATGGCGGCCTGGGGCATTCCGCAGATTTCCACTGGCGATATCCTTCGGTCGAACGTGTCCGGGGGCACCGAGCTGGGCAAAAAGGCCCGGGCCCTCATGGATCGCGGAGAGCTTGTTCCCGACGACCTGGTCAACCAAATGGTTGCCGACCGCCTGCAGCTCCCCGACACGGCGAAGGGCTATATTCTGGATGGTTTCCCGCGCACGCTGGGCCAGGCAGAGTGGCTTGACAGTTATCTGGCGGAACGGTCCGGCGGACTGCCCGTGGTTGCTGTCAGTATCAAAGTAGGTTATACTCAGTTATTGCGCCGTATTACCGGAAGGCGCAACTGTCCAGTCTGCAAGAGCATTTATAACATCTACTTGCAGCCGCCCAAAGTGGATACGCTGTGCGATCTCGATGGCACGCCGCTGGCGCGGCGCTCGGATGACACTGAAGAGGTATTTGAGGAGCGGATGCGCACCTACGAGTCGCTGACTGCTCCGGTCATCGAGCACTATCGTGCCTGCGGGCGTTTTCAGGAAGTGGACGGAGAATTGCCGGTGGACGCAGTGACGGCCGCAGTCATGGCTGCTGTTCTGCGCTTAAGAGGGGCAGCCAGCTGATGGCCATCGTGATTAAGACTCCACAGGAAGTGGAGAAGATGCGGCGTGCAGGTGCAGTGGTCCGGGAGGTCCTGGAGTATGTCCGGGGTTTTGTGAAGCCTGGTGCTACCACGATGGATCTGGAGGGTGCGGCCGTCCGGAAGATGGAAGAGCTGGGCGTAAAGCCTGCTTTTAAGGGGTATCACGGATATCCCTGCGTGCTCTGCACCTCGGTCAATAGTGAGGTGGTCCACGGGATTCCCTCGGCCAAGCGGGTCTTGCGCGAAGGCGACATTGTTTCGATTGATACCGGGGTGGTTCTGGACGGCTACTATGGCGATTCCGCAATCACGGTTCCGGTGGGTGAAAAGATTGCTCCCCGTGCCCAGCGCCTTCTGGATGTGACCAGGACTTCGCTGGAGAGCGGGATTCAGGCAGTCAGGCCGGGGGCGACGCTGGGCGACATTGGCGCTGCGGTGCAGCAAGTGGTAGAGGCCGGTGGATTCAGCGTGGTGCGTGAATTTGTTGGCCACGGCATCGGCACCTCGCTTCACGAAGACCCCCAGGTGCCAAACTTTGGCCGCCGTGGGCAGGGTCTGAAGCTGCGGGAGGGGATGGTTCTTTGTATTGAACCGATGGTCAACTCCGGCAGTCCGGATGTGCAGGTGCTCGAAGACGGATGGACGGCGGTGACGCAGGACGGCAGTTTGAGCGCACATTTTGAGCACACAGTGGCGGTCACCAGTGATGGTGCTGTGGTGCTGACAGAGTAGGGATTCTTAGGTGCTGGCGAAAGGCCGGCAGAGGCGGGATTAAGGATTGTCCAAGGAAGACGCGATTGAGGTCATGGCAACCGTCCTTGAGACGTTGCCCAATGCGATGTTCAAGGTGGAGCTTGAAAACAAGCATCAGGTTCTGGCGCATGTCTCCGGCCGCATGAGAAAAAACTTTATTCGCATCCTTCCCGGAGACAGGGTGGCGGTAGAGTTGAGCCCCTACGACCTGACGCGTGGGCGTATTGTCTATCGATATAAATAGCTTGAGGCCGTGGGCTTCTGGCCATTGGCCGGAGCAGGCGGCAGGAAGAAAATCAGGCCAAGTACTGAGAGCTGGGAGCTGGATTTATGAAGGTTCGTGCATCCGTAAAGAAGATTTGTGACAAGTGCAAGATTATTCATCGCCGTGGCGTCGTGCGCGTGATTTGCGAAAACTCAAAGCACAAGCAGCGCCAGGGTTGAAGGGAAATACGCCTCCCAGCCAGGGAAAGCTGAGGGCTGGAGGCAAACGCCAGGCAGGACCAGGAAGTGGTGGGGCTAGTTAGCCGGGAAAGGCTTGCGATGAACCCCATGGTCCATTCATGCCTGGAACCACTGCCGTGCTCGAAGAGGGCGGCATAACTGCTCCGGAGCAGTCGGGAGCATTTCTTAAAGAAGGGAACCATGGCACGTATTGCAGGCGTTGATCTGCCCCGCCAAAAGCAGGCCAGGATCGCGCTCACTTACATCTACGGCATCGGGAACCCTCGCGCGCTGAGAATTCTGGAAAAGGCGAACGTGGATCCGTTCAAGAAAATCCAGGACCTCGGCGAAGACGAGGTCAACCGCATCCGCCAGGTCATCGAAGACGAAGGCGCGGTCGAAGGCGACCTGCGCAAAGATGTCGCGATGCACATCAAGCGGTTGATTGACATTCAGTCCTATCGCGGACTGCGGCACCGCCGCAGCCTCCCGGTGCGCGGACAGCGCACACATACCAATGCCCGCACCCGTAAGGGGCCGCGTAAGGGCACGATAGCGAACAAGAAGAAAGCGACGGCGAAGACCTAATGGCAAAAGCACAGCAGGGCGCCGGAAAGGCCGCCAAGAACAAGAAATTCAAGAAGCGCGAACGCAAGAATGTGCCCTATGGTGTGGTGCACATTCAGGCTTCGTTCAACAATACCATCGTTACCATTACCGACCAGCAGGGCAATACGCTCTCCTGGAAGAGCTCCGGTTCGCTGGGTTTTCGAGGGTCGCGTAAGGGCACGCCGTTTGCGGCCCAGCAGGCGGCCATCAACGCGGCCAATCAGGCCCGGGAACACGGCCTCCGTGCGGCCGATGTGCGCGTTGCCGGCCCCGGTTCTGGCCGGGAATCGGCCATTCGTGCGTTGGCAGCAGCAGGAATTGAGGTGCGCTCCATCCGCGACGTCACCCCGATTCCGCACAACGGCTGCCGTCCGCCCAAGCGCCGCAGAGTGTAAGCAGATCAACGCTGCGGACCCTGCAGCTACGATAAAATCCGGGCATGGGGACAAAACATCCTCATGCCTGCAAACCAGCAGGCAGGCGATCCAGGCAAATGCCGATCGCGGCCTGTGGACTGGGACGAAGCGCCTGCCAGCGCGTAAACCAGTCGGCCCCGAAATGGAAGGAGAAAAGAATTGGCACGTTATACCGGTGCAGTTTGCCGCCTTTGCCGCCGCGAAGGCATGAAACTTTTTCTGAAGGGCACCAAGTGCACTTCAGACAAGTGTCCGATTGAAAAGCGCAATTTCGCCCCCGGCCAGCATGGCCGTGACCGCAAGGCGAAGGTCGTAGGCTACGGCCTCCAGCTTCGTGAAAAGCAGAAGGCCAAGCGGATCTACTTCACGCTTGAGGGACAGTTCCGTAAGTACTATGAGAAGGCCGCCCGCTCCCAGGGCGTCACCGGCGAACTGCTTTTGCAGCAGTTGGAGCGTCGTCTGGACAATGTTGCCTTCCGTCTTGGTTTTGCTGCTTCGCGCCGTCAGGCCCGCCAGCTTGTCCGTCACGGGCACATCGAGGTCAATGGCCGCAAGGTGAATATTCCGTCATTTCAGGTAAACGTGGGTGACGAAATCAAGGTGCGCCCCAACAGCCAGAAGCTGACAGTGGTGGAAACCTCGCGTGAGTTTGCCAGCCATCAGCCTGCTCCGGCTTGGCTCTCGGTCGACCACGCCAACCTTTCCGGAAAAGTACTGGCCCTGCCCAAACGGGAAGACATTCAGCTGCCGGTCAATGAACAGTTGATTGTGGAGTTGTATAGCAAGTAAAAGTAACAGGACCTTGTGCGTTCGTCTCTGCTGGAAGCAGCCTCATCCATCGGGGACAAACGACTGAAACAAACACTCTTGAAGGAGAGAAAACAGACGTAGACATTGCAGAGTGCTTCGCAGGTCACGTCAGGAAGAAGCGAAACGATATGCTTTGGAGAGGATTTCAAAAGCCGAAACGGTTGGCGGTGGATACAGACACCCTGACCAACACCTATGGGAAGTTCAGCGCCCAGCCTTTTGAGCGGGGCTTCGGGACCACCATTGGCAATGCTCTGCGCCGGACCCTGCTTTCCTCGATTGAAGGCGCAGCCGTTACCGCCGTCAAAATTGAAGGCGTCCTGCACGAGTTCCAGTCCATTACCGGAGTCGTCGAGGATGCGACCGACATCATTCTGAACCTGAAGCAGATTCCCTTCAAGCTCAACGGCGAAGGCCCGAAGGCGCTTTATCTGCGCGCCGACCAGCCCGGGGTCGTTACTTCAGGCATGATTGAGGCCGACGGCGACGTGGAAATCCTCGATAAAGATATCTACATCGCGACGGTGAGCGAAGGCGGCAAGCTGGACATGGAAATGCGCCTGAAGCGTGGGCGCGGCTATGTCTCTGCCGACAAAAACTTTGACTCCGACCTTGGCATTGGATTTATCCCGGTCGACTCGGTCCACTCTCCTGTGCGCAAGGTCAACTTTACCGTGGATGCGGCGCGTCTCGGCCAGATTACGGATTACGACAAGCTCACCCTGGAAGTCTGGACGAACGGCACTGTCCTTCCCGCCGATGCCATCGGCCTTGCAGCCAAGCTGCTCAAGGACCACATGAGCATCTTCATCAACTTTGAGGAAGAGATCGAGGCCGAGCAGCAGGCCGAAGAGGGCCGCGTGCAGTTGCGGAATGACAATCTGAACCGCTCGGTTGAAGAGCTGGAGCTGAGCGTGCGCAGCTACAACTGCCTGAAGAACGCCAATATCCAGACCATCGGCGAGCTGGTGCAGAAGACCGAGGCCGAAATGCTGAAGACCAAGAACTTCGGCCGCAAATCTCTGAATGAGATCAAGGAAATCCTGGCTCAGATGGGACTTTCCCTTGGTATGAAGATTGACGAGCACGGGAACGCAGTACCGGGACCAACCAGTGTGTTGCCTTCCGCACAGCTTGCCGCCAGCCGCTACAACCGCTTTGACGAAGAAGAAGGGCTGGACGAGGCGGACATTCCGCTCCAGTCCGAACCCGAAAACTTTTAGTAGTTTTATCGTTTGCCCCCGGTCTGCCTTTTAAGGGCCGGGGACAAACTCTCAGAACGAATCACTGGATTTAGAGAGACAGCCATGCGCCATCGCAATGCAGGATTTAAACTCGGACGCAATACCAGCCATCGCCGCGCCCTTCTGCGCAACCTGGCTACGTCCGTCATTCTCGAAGACCGTGTAGAGACCACCGTAGCCAAGGCGAAGGCCGTGCGTCCACACGTCGAAAGACTCATTACTCTGGGCAAGAAGGGAGACCTGCACGCACGGCGTCAGGCCCTCGCTTATCTCCAGACCCGCGACGCGGTGACGCGTCTTTTTGACACTGTGGCTCCTCGCTACGGCGACCGTAACGGTGGCTATCTGCGCATTGTCCGCCGTGGCTTCCAGCGGGGTGATGGTGCAGAAAAGGCCTTCATCGAGCTTCTCGGCGCTGAAGCCGTTCTCGATGAAAAGCGCCAGAAGCGCGCCGAAGCCCGCCAGAAGCGCCGCGAAGAGCTGCAAAAGGCCATGGAGGCCGAGCAGCAGCAGTCCGAAGGCGGCGAGCAGGCATAAACATCTCCTTCCTTCCGGAAGGTCCACACCCAACGCGCCCTCAAAAAAGGGCGCGTTTTTTGTTCTGCTTGATGGTTGCTGACAGGCTTGTTCTAGACCGATACGGTTGCAAGCGATGCAATGACGCAGTTCCGCCCCCGGTGTTTGGCCGTATACAGGGCACGGTCTGCATTCCTTAGCAGGTCGACCAGAGAGGTGCCATTTTCGGGGTAGATCGCAATGCCAATCGAGACGGTAGTCTCCCGCAGGTTCTCTCCTCGGAAGCGCAGTTGCTGGTTCTGGACCCGCCGGCGGATCTGTTCCGCACGTTCCCGGGCCGCTTCGGCCCCGGTTTCCGGAAGAATAATGACAAACTCCTCGCCCCCATAGCGGCAGATAATGTCCTCCGCACGGACCGAGTTCCGGAAGATCTCCGCTGTTTCCCGCAGCACGTAATCTCCGGCATCGTGCCCATAGGTGTCATTAAAGTGTTTGAAGTGGTCCACATCAATCATCAGGACGGCCAGTTCGGTCCGGCTCCTTGCGGCCCGGCGGATCTCCCGGTCCAGCGAGATTTCCATGAAATGACGGTTGAAAAGATTGGTCAGCCCATCGCGCACCGACTGGTGTTCCAGTCTGGCGCGCAGGGCGAGGCTGGCGAAGTAGAGCGCCGAGACCTTGGCGATACTTTTGAGCGCCTCCATGCGGGACTCCATCAGGCCCTCGTAGTCCTCGGAGACAGGTTCGACATAAAGGACGCCCAGCGTGTCTCCATGTGCCGCCAGCGGCATACAGAGATAGCTCTTCGGGGGTGGGCCGGCAAAGTGCTCGCATTCGATTTGTGAATGGGCATGACGCCGCCAGCGGTCTTGTCCGCTGCGCAGTCCGCAACAGGCGTTGGGTGGAAAACCTTCTAGGATATGGCCGGTTTCTCCTGAAGTTGCAGCCACCTCTACCAGTTGCCGGGAATTATTGATCATCAGCAGGGCAATTTTCGCCGAGGGCAGAAGCTGAGAACACCAGCGCACGGCCACCTGATAGGCTTGCGTCAGATTGGTGCAGAGTTGCAGCTCTTCCCGCGCGGAAGCCAGAAGGCCTGCTTCGCGGGCACTTTGTTCCATCAGCCGTATGGTTGCAGACAACCGTGCATTGGTCTCGGAAATTTCCGCTTCGTACCGTAAGCGCTGCAAAGCATCGCGGATGAGCAGCAGAAAAAGCATCAGGACCACAACCAGAGAAACCAAAAGCAGCACCGCTCCCGCGCTCAGACTACGATACGCTCCCCGCTGGAAGTCGTCTCTCCTTTGTCGCAGCAGGGTGTTTTCATCCGCCTGCATCCGGACCATGGAGTCCCGGCAACTCAACAATTGGT from Pseudacidobacterium ailaaui includes these protein-coding regions:
- the rplN gene encoding 50S ribosomal protein L14, which encodes MAVQMRTMLEVADNSGARKLQMILPLGGSTGSKAGLGDVITAAVKEASPDGQVKKGKVVKAVIVRTRKETRRRDGTYIRFDSNAAVLINEAGEPVGTRVFGPVARELREKKFLKIVSLAPEVL
- the rplE gene encoding 50S ribosomal protein L5, with the translated sequence MAARLKEKYQKEIKPALQKELGLENPMAVPKIEKIVLNMGLGEATQNNKLLDPLVADLAAITGQKPVLTRAKKSIAAFKVRSGMAIGAMVTLRGDAMYEFLDRLITVALPRVRDFRGVSTRSFDGRGNYTLGLRDQLIFAEIDYAKVEKLKGMNVTIVTTAKDDNSARALLRQFGMPFRQTA
- the rplO gene encoding 50S ribosomal protein L15, with the protein product MNLSNLRAPKKANRNRKRVGRGMGSGHGKTSTRGHKGQGSRSGSSLMRGFEGGQMPLHRRLPKRGFTNIFRIEYNTLNLDRLVELGETELTLEFFEKKGLIKKKNGLLKILGNGELTGPITVHAHKFSKSAQEKIEKAGGKAILVA
- the rpmC gene encoding 50S ribosomal protein L29 — its product is MELEKIRNLSDSELRVEEQKAAEQLFRLRFQMKLGQNEGVKKLRELKKDIARIKTIARERELGLHGAAPKAESSAPAKPAKKKSTKKEAR
- the rpsQ gene encoding 30S ribosomal protein S17, which gives rise to MATVTTQSEPRRESRRQEKVGTVVSTKMQKTIVVEVEVRKAHPKYKRIVRLSKKFYAHDEQNSARVGDLVRIRETRPLSKLKRWQLEEIIRRSALAQVEEEVPVAE
- the rpsE gene encoding 30S ribosomal protein S5, producing the protein MATLRKKLDAGQYNLKDQVVAINRVTKVVKGGKNMSFAALVVVGDPASGVVGYGSGKAKEVPQAIRKGIESAKKNLIRVNLTETTIPHQVLGRFGSGQVLLKPAPEGTGVIAGGAVRAVMTSAGVQNVLTKSLGTANPHNVIKATFDALAQLRDRQEVAQVRGKQVEEL
- the rpmD gene encoding 50S ribosomal protein L30, with amino-acid sequence MAETKAKIKIQYYRSSIQAPVKHKKVVKGLGFTRLHQIVEREDTPSIRGMVKAVPHLVRIVQN
- a CDS encoding type Z 30S ribosomal protein S14, which codes for MATTAKRVKDARKPKFSSRKHNRCKLCGRPRAYLRKFGMCRLCFRQLALKGEIPGVVKSSW
- the rplR gene encoding 50S ribosomal protein L18, with the protein product MISQKNRDEIRRRIHARIREKVAGTPERPRLSVYRSLNHIYAQVIDDTQGVTVASASSKAAKLKTGGNVAAAKEVGKLVAERAQEKGIKKVVFDRGGYLYHGRIKALADAAREAGLEF
- the rpsH gene encoding 30S ribosomal protein S8, which encodes MSFTDPVADFLTRLRNAIHARHQKLDVPASKLKTEIARILKEEGYIANYKTSEENGRAVLRVYLKYGANNEAAIRDLTRVSRPGCRVYVGRDEIKRVQGGLGINILTTPRGVMTGKQARKEGVGGEILCEVW
- the rplX gene encoding 50S ribosomal protein L24, translating into MSLNIQRNDTVEVIAGSDKGKRGRVLRVFPDKDRILVEHVRVVKKNVRPNPQRNIKGGIAEQEAPIHISNVLLVCPGCGPTRVGHKFEGETKVRICRKCGQTLAVKKK
- the rplF gene encoding 50S ribosomal protein L6 — translated: MSRIGKKPIPLPQGVKYSVQGNVVVVEGPKGRLEQRIPEGIKLLTKDGHIVAERESEAQAAIHGLTRALVANAVEGVTKGWSKDLDIVGIGYRVEMKGKDTVVFTLGYSHPIEFPLPSGITAAIDPKQTRITISGIDRQKVGQVAADMRALRKPDPYKNKGVRYADEKLKKKAGKAGAK